In Myxococcus virescens, a single genomic region encodes these proteins:
- a CDS encoding CarD family transcriptional regulator has protein sequence MQTSFKTGDKAVYPGQGVGEVMGIEHTEVAGQRQSFYVLRILENGMRIMIPINKVGSVGLREIISEEDVKQVYSILKEKDISVDSTTWNRRYREYMEKIKTGSVFEIAEVLRDLYLLKGDKDLSFGERKMLDTARSLLIKELSLAKDCSEEEIESDLKKIFNLA, from the coding sequence GTGCAGACCAGCTTCAAGACTGGTGACAAGGCGGTCTACCCGGGCCAGGGCGTCGGTGAAGTGATGGGTATCGAACACACCGAGGTGGCCGGGCAGCGCCAGTCCTTCTACGTGCTGCGCATCCTGGAGAACGGAATGCGGATCATGATCCCGATCAACAAGGTCGGGTCGGTCGGTCTCCGGGAGATCATCAGCGAGGAGGACGTCAAGCAGGTCTACTCCATCCTCAAGGAGAAGGACATCTCCGTTGACTCCACGACGTGGAACCGTCGTTACCGGGAGTACATGGAGAAGATCAAGACGGGCTCGGTGTTCGAAATCGCCGAAGTGCTCCGCGACCTGTACCTCCTGAAGGGCGACAAGGACCTCTCCTTCGGCGAGCGGAAGATGCTGGACACCGCGCGCTCGCTCCTCATCAAGGAGCTGTCGCTGGCCAAGGACTGCTCCGAGGAAGAAATCGAGTCGGACCTGAAGAAGATCTTCAACCTGGCCTGA